Proteins from one Coturnix japonica isolate 7356 chromosome 5, Coturnix japonica 2.1, whole genome shotgun sequence genomic window:
- the VPS37C gene encoding LOW QUALITY PROTEIN: vacuolar protein sorting-associated protein 37C (The sequence of the model RefSeq protein was modified relative to this genomic sequence to represent the inferred CDS: deleted 1 base in 1 codon), which produces MDSLKNRSVEELQALQEDAAEIERLALESREVQELQLEREMALAANRSLAEQNLKFQVPLETGRSELSSKYEELQKLAERCKEQKAKLEKFSASVHPQMLLDLLQVESQKIEEESEKMAEKFLEGEVVLETFLEQFLVMRNLFLVSIPGPTASPLLSVHSAIQTRLPTLHTPHGWEATVSLPHTASPPQFPNPPSASISTRATLWVPPPTWEPPAPCLAWQLNQTLSSAAPSSLWTEEEEQAQSVSLQPLHTRVLHRMQ; this is translated from the exons ATGGACAGCCTGAAGAACCGCAgtgtggaggagctgcaggcgCTGCAGGAGGATGCTGCAGAGATTGAGCGCCTGGCCCTGGAGTCCAGGGAG gtgcaggagctgcagctggagagggAGATGGCGCTCGCCGCCAATCGCAGCCTCGCTGAGCAGAACCTGAAGTTCCAGGTCCCACTGGAGACAGGACGTTCCGAGCTCTCCAGCAAGTATGAGGAGCTGCAAAAGCTTGCTGAACGCTGTAAGGAGCAGAAGGCAAAGCTGG AGAAATTTTCAGCCTCAGTGCACCCTCAGATGTTGCTGGATCTCCTGCAGGTGGAAAGCCAGAAAATTGAAGAGGAGTCTGAG aaaatGGCTGAGAAGTTCCTGGAGGGTGAGGTGGTCCTGGAGACCTTCCTTGAGCAGTTCTTGGTGATGAGGAA CCTATTCCTGGTCTCCATCCCGGGGCCCACCGCATCCCCCCTCCTTTCCGTCCACTCCGCCATCCAGACCCGGCTACCCACCCTACACACCCCCCATGGCTGGGAGGCCACAGTGTCCCTACCCCACACAGCCTCTCCTCCCCAGTTTCCCAATCCCCCCTCAGCCTCCATATCCACCAGGGCCACCCTATGGGTACCACCCCCCACCTGGGAACCCCCCGCGCCCTGCTTGGCCTGGCAACTAAACCAGACATtgtcctctgctgctccctcctcttTGTGGACTGAGGAAGAGGAGCAAGCCCAGAGCGTGTCTCTTCAG CCCCTCCACACCAGAGTGTTGCATAGGATGCAGTAG
- the CD5 gene encoding T-cell surface glycoprotein CD5 codes for MAAQPPTLCLLLMVGMWASCRHRGAAMRPAEKPTLRLSGGGCRCAGLLEVHMGSRWGPVCWDGVSQDSVCRQLGCGPPTKLSFVPPDLEEQPAWAMRCEGTQKCHWVAANCSQYAAVTCSEPEPTTTEPPPVPPTTSPEPTGAPWLRLVDGNFSCSGFVELHLRGRWGAVALSPNVWPELPTRICRALGCNNPSGVPIGFPVGDNIGIPIGSPIGGPVAGPMFLPPQSRLPVRWEAVVPCTSPELLDCFSWTGHGQGKASTFLVCPGSQPRAGRRLAGGLTSCEGHIEVFQRGQWHVLCDEQAHRAERGLQLCRELRCGDLSLSVERRDPRASGVVCKEHYLHLCPESPKEVHGCSRTHVVCQKSKPPPAGTAPGTVASICLALLLLGVLLLICGPPAYRRLMKRISKKKQRQWIGPTGLHQSVSFHRNSTITPRVRVEEQRARGADNDYAQPPEKSWSAYPALEGAARASSAPDNSSDSDYDLHSARRL; via the exons ATGGCAGCCCAGCCGCCCaccctgtgcctgctgctcatggtggggatgtggg CCAGCTGCAGGCATAGAGGAGCAGCCATGCGCCCTGCAG AAAAGCCCACCCTGCGGCTCTCAGGCGGTGGCTGCCGCTGCGCTGGGCTGCTGGAGGTGCACATGGGGAGCAGATGGGGCCctgtgtgctgggatggggtGAGCCAGGACAGCGTGTGCCGCCAGCTGGGCTGCGGCCCTCCTACCAAGCTGAGCTTCGTGCCTCCTGACCTCGAGGAGCAGCCGGCGTGGGCTATGCGGTGTGAGGGGACACAGAAATGCCATTGGGTGGCCGCCAACTGCAGCCAGTACGCCGCTGTCACCTGTAGTG AGCCGGAGCCCACCACCACCGAGCCCCCACCTGTACCTCCCACCACCAGCCCCGAGCCCACCG GTGCCCCGTGGCTGCGGTTGGTGGATGGCAACTTCAGCTGCTCAGGCTTCGTGGAGCTGCACCTGCGGGGGCGATGGGGGGCTGTGGCACTCAGCCCGAACGTTTGGCCGGAGCTGCCCACCCGCATCTGCCGTGCACTTGGGTGCAACAACCCCAGTGGTGTCCCCATTGGTTTCCCTGTGGGTGACAACATCGGCATCCCCATTGGGAGTCCCATTGGTGGCCCAGTGGCTGGCCCCATGTTTCTGCCACCACAGAGCCGCCTGCCCGTGCGGTGGGAGGCAGTGGTGCCATGcaccagccctgagctgctcgACTGCTTCAGCTGGACTGGCCACGGGCAGGGGAAAGCATCCACCTTCCTCGTCTGCCCAG GTTCCCAGCCACGTGCTGGACGCAGGCTGGCAGGCGGCCTCACTTCATGCGAGGGGCACATCGAGGTGTTCCAGAGGGGCCAGTGGCACGTGCTATGTGACGAGCAGGCTCACCGTGCTGAGCGAggcctccagctctgcagggagctgcgCTGCGGGGACCTCTCCTTAAGTGTTGAGCGGCGGGACCCCCGTGCCAGTGGGGTGGTCTGCAAGGAGCATTACCTCCACCTCTGTCCCGAGAGCCCCAAGGAGGTCCATGGATGCTCTCGCACCCATGTGGTCT GCCAGAAGTCCAAGCCACCTCCTGCTGGCACCGCACCCGGCACAGTGGCCAGCAtctgcctggctctgctcctgctgggagtCCTGCTGCTCATCTGTGGCCCCCCCGCCTACAGGAGGCTGATGAAGAGGA TCTCCAAGAAGAAGCAGCGGCAGTGGATTGGCCCCACGGGGTTGCACCAGAGCG TCTCCTTTCACCGCAACAGCACCATCACCCCGAGGGTAAGAGTGGAGGAGCAGAGGGCGCGGGGGGCAGACAATGACTATGCTCAGCCCCCCGAGAAGAGCTGGTCGGCATACCCAG CCCTGGAAGGTGCAGCACGAGCTTCCAGCGCCCCAGACAACTCCTCCGACAGTGACTACGACCTGCACTCTGCTCGCAGGCTGTGA
- the CD6 gene encoding LOW QUALITY PROTEIN: T-cell differentiation antigen CD6 (The sequence of the model RefSeq protein was modified relative to this genomic sequence to represent the inferred CDS: inserted 3 bases in 2 codons) — protein MEPPPHRHPXASCILRPDVQHAAARGHIPMXNGQEVRMEVLCLLLAALCAAAVPKPALQPTGAPTMAPSNTSAEPGPLGTAMLRLAGGSHPCEGTVQVKHHGWWMPVCRRSWSAAASRELCHRLHCGDAEGDVAISSLHGDRDISKGCPATVSNCSEGEAQLCLLQLDTETGCCAAELVNVTCTGAPALRLVGGRSRCEGRVELRKEGKWGTVCDDGWDLADADVVCRQLGCGWALRAPREAAFGWGHGPVLQDEVNCSGHEERLWECPADLRHDCSHKEDASVVCSEHHEWRLSGGRDGCAGRVEVLYRGTWSTVCDSTWYEMEAEVLCRTLGCGEQLQRPSFRHTLPTKMLYECPDWQPSLAYCRWTYNKSAPCHESRAAGVICSGSLGLQTPTSEVMVTPSGGTSLRTTKGLEAGAALSPLHVPLSILCAVLAALLLLTLVAFTTALLHLRKRSALTLGTPVPLLVTHSSQGYNVPSETCNDYREAPAGLPKGPDPTPTILPTTKGSDSSDSDYEHYDFSSKPPVALSTFHNSQRRQLGEQLLVPSQDGMEPFPTEVPTVQCAQPWGRARSSSSSSSSSSLDPYCGESTASTCAWPGPQPPPFSTHQHTEPTTPPAVSCVPIPELSTPWVPPQPPDPDCAGSSSTSSGEWYENVQGAETCGDPAPGEHTQDSSFSEGSDYDDIQGSGC, from the exons ATGGAACCACCCCCTCACCGGCACC AGGCTTCCTGCATACTGAGGCCGGACGTGCAGCATGCAGCGGCACGGGGCCACATCCCGAT CAATGGGCAGGAGGTGAGGATGGaggtgctgtgcctgctgctggctgctctctgtgctgctgctgtgcccaaaCCAG ctctgcagccaaCGGGAGCTCCCACCATGGCACCGAGCAACACCTCAGCGGAGCCGG gtccCCTGGGCACAGCCATGCTGCGCCTGGCAGGTGGCAGCCACCCCTGCGAGGGCACAGTGCAGGTGAAGCACCATGGCTGGTGGATGCCTGTGTGCCGGAGGTCCTGGAGCGCTGCTGCCTCTCGGGAGCTGTGCCACCGCCTGCACTGCGGGGATGCCGAGGGGGATGTGGCGATATCAAGCCTGCACGGCGATAGAGATATCTCCAAGGGATGCCCGGCCACGGTGTCCAACTGCAGCGAGGgggaagcacagctctgcctgctgcagctggacaCTGAGACCGGATGCTGCGCTGCAGAGCTGGTGAATGTCACCTGCACAG GAGCCCCAGCACTCCGTCTGGTTGGAGGGCGCAGCCGCTGTGAGGGCCGTGTGGAGCTGCGGAAGGAGGGCAAATGGGGCACGGTGTGCGACGACGGCTGGGACCTGGCCGACGCCGACGTGGTGTGCCGGCAGCTGGGCTGCGGGTGGGCGCTGCGTGCGCCACGAGAGGCCGCATTCGGCTGGGGGCACGGCCCCGTGCTGCAGGATGAGGTGAACTGCAGCGGGCATGAGGAGCGGCTGTGGGAATGCCCTGCTGACCTGCGGCATGACTGCAGCCACAAGGAGGATGCCAGCGTGGTGTGCTCCG AGCACCACGAGTGGCGGCTGTCTGGAGGCAGGGATGGCTGCGCGGGCCGCGTGGAGGTGCTTTACCGCGGGACATGGAGCACGGTGTGTGACAGCACCTGGTACGAGATGGAAGCTGAGGTTCTGTGCCGCACGCTGGGCTGCGGGGAGCAGCTGCAACGTCCCTCCTTCCGCCACACACTGCCCACCAAGATGCTGTATGAGTGCCCTGACTGGCAGCCCTCTCTGGCGTACTGCAGGTGGACCTACAACAAGTCAGCTCCCTGCCACGAGTCCCGTGCTGCCGGTGTCATCTGCAGTG GCTCCCTGGGCTTGCAGACCCCAACATCAGAGGTGATGGTGACGCCGAGCGGTGGCACGTCCCTGAGAA ccacaaaGGGCTTGGAGGCGGGGGCGGCCCTGTCCCCTCTGCATGTGCCCCTCTCCATCCTGTGTGCGGTGctggcagcgctgctgctgctcacactggTGGCCTTCACCACTGCCTTGCTGCACCTGAGGAAAAGGAGCG CCCTCACCCTGGGGACCCCTGTGCCACTCCTGGTGACCCACAGCAGCCAGGGTTACAACGTGCCCTCGGAGACTTGCAATGACTACAGGGAGGCACCCGCAGGCCTCCCCAAGGGACCAG ACCCCACACCCACAATCCTTCCCACCACCAAGGGCTCTGACTCCTCTGACTCTGACTACGAACACTATGATTTCAGCAGCAAGCCACCCGTGGCCCTCTCCACTTTCCACA acTCACAGCGCCGACAGCTGggtgagcagctgctggtgccCAGCCAGGATGGGATGGAGCCATTTCCCACAGAGG TGCCCACCGTGCAGTGTGCCCAGCCGTGGGGCAGGGCGAGGAgctcatcctcttcctcctcttcctcctccctggATCCCTACTGTGGTGAGAGCACAGCTTCCACATGTGCCTGGCCTGGCCCGCAGCCCCCACCATTCAGCACCCACCAGCACACAGAACCCACCA cacccccagccgTGTCCTGTGTGCCCAtcccagagctcagcacaccGTGGGTACCACCACAGCCACCAGACCCTGACTGTgctggcagctccagcacctcctcAGGGGAGTGGTATGAGAATGTGCAGGGTGCTGAGACGTGTGGGGACCCAGCTCCAGGGGAACACACACAGGACTCCAGCTTCTCCGAGGGGAGCGACTATGATGACATCCAGGGCTCTGGCTGCTGA